A stretch of DNA from Actinomycetota bacterium:
CGCCGGCCCGGGCCGGCGCCCTGGGCGACCTCCTCGACCGCCTCCTCAGCCCCGCGGCCGCGGACCGGCCCTCGCTCGACACCGCCCTCGACGTCCTGGCCGCCATCGCCGGCGTGCCGTTGGGAGACCCTGGTCCTGAACCCCGCCGCCGGGGCTGGCGGGAACGGCGCCGGCGCCCTCCCGTGGCCGAGCCGTGGACGGAGAGCGACGAGGCCGGGGTGGCCGGCGACGCCGAGGACTTCCACTACATCGGCGAGGGCATCGGCGACGGCGAGGGCGTCGGCGAGGGCGTCGGCGAGGGCATCGGCGAGGGCGTCGGCGAGGGCATCGGCGAGGGCGACGGCGGGCAGCGCGACTGGGGCGCGGCCGTGGCCGCCGACACCGCGGGCTGGCAGTGGGCCCCCGACGAGGCCGACAGCGGGGGCGACGGCCAGGGCACCTTCCAGGACGAGTGGGGCGAGGCGCCCGCCCAGGAGGTCGACCGTTCCGACAACTGGGACAGCTGGGGCCTCGACCACGACGACATCTGGCTGCCCGACGAGTACGAGGAGGCCGCCCCGCCGGACGTCGACGACCCGTTCTCCCCGGCCGGCGCCGGGGACGACGCGACCGGCGCCCGCGAGGTCGACGACGTGGGCGAAGGCGACCAGGAGGACCGCAGGGGTGAGCCCGACGACCTCGGCACGGGCCACCGCTACCGGTCGGCGCCTTCGTGGCCGCCGCCCCCGGCCGCCCGCCGCAACATGGGTGTGGTCGTGCTCTGTTCCACGGTGGTCGTCGTGCTCGTGGCTTTGCTGGTCACCAACGGCCGCATCACCTCGTCGCGCGACCGCGACACCGCCGGGGGTACGGCCGGGAACCGTCCCGTCCTGGCCGTGGACCCGGCTTCGGTGCCCGCCGACTGGTCGCCCTACCGGTACCAGGCCGTCGATTTCGGCTTCTCCTATCCCCCGGGCTGGGGCATCACCGAGGTGGGCCGCCAGGTCATCGTGCGGGACGGGACCGCGGGCGTGTCGATGACCGTCAACTACCGCGACGAACGAGGTAGCGACCCCGAGGAGGTCTGGACGGCCCAGGAGCGCGACGCGTCCGGCCGCCTTACCAGCTACGAGCGGCTCCAGCTCAGCCCGGCCAGCTACCTGGGCTACCGGGCGGCCCTATGGGAGTACACCTACGAGGACGCCGGGGCGGGGGTCCATGCCGTCGACCTCGGGTTCCAGACGCGAGGCCACAGCTTCACCATGTCCTTCAGGGCGCCGTCGGAGACTTGGGACTCGCTGCTGCCAACGTTCTACGCCGTGCTCAGCTCGGTCCAAGCGCCCGACTGACCACTTCGCCGGCGGGCACGTAGGCGGGCACGTAGCGTGGCCGGCCCGGGTGGGGCCCCGGGGAGCGGGCGGGCGGTCGCCGACTGACAACGGGCGGCGTGGGAGGGGGCCGTTGCCACCGGACCAACCCCCGGCGCGAAAGGGTCGGGGCGGGGGTGCACGGCGGACGCACCCCGAGCCCCGACGAGTGAAGGTTCACACGGAGGGTGGTCGTTCGTCAAGTCAGCAGGCAAGAAATTTTTCCACGGCTGGCCTTGAGCCCTCCCCTCCGGCTGCCGATACAAGTGACATGACAACGGCACAGCGACCCCGAACCAGCCGAGCGGTGGCCCGCCCGGTGGAGGCCGGCAACTCGGCCGTGTGCGCCGGATGCGACAAGCCGGTCAAGTTCTCGGCCAAGCTCAAGCTCCAGCAGGTGATCGCCAACGTCTACGTCGACCAGGTCTGGGACCGGGTCGAGCACTACCACGCCGAGTGCTACGACCAGCTCGGGCAGCCCTATGGCAGCGCTGCCTGAGCACCGGTCCCCGGCCAGGTCCCTGAGCACCTCCTGAGACCCTGAACTTTGCCCCAAGGGCCGGGTACCCTGGGGTAATGGGAGAGCACGAGAGCACCTACCTCCAAGTCGCCGAGGTCGGGCGCCGGACCGGCCTGAGCCGCAAGGCCCTCCGCCTCTACGAGTCGATGGGACTGGTCGAGCCGGCCGAACGCACCGAGGCCGGTTACCGCCTCTACGACGCCGAGGCCCTGCGCCGCATCGAGCTCATCGCCCGGGCCAAGGTGTTGGGCCTCAGCCTGGCCGAGACCAAGGAGTTCCTCCACGTGGCCGACGGCTGCTGCGGCGAGAACCACGCCGACCTGGCCGACCTCGTCGAGCGCAAGCTGAGCGAGACCAGCGAGCGCATCGCCGAGCTGGCCACGCTGCGCCAGACCCTCGAAGACGTCCTGGCCCGGCTCGAGCAGAACAAGGGCGTCCATCGCTGCGAGGAGGCTCTGTGCACCTGCCAGAAGCCTCTCACGATCGGCCCGCCCCGGCGCTGACCTGGGTGGTCAGGCCGCGGGCCTCGTCCCCGCGGCCCGGTGGGCGCCCTCCATCGCTTCCTGGACAGCTGCCCACAAGGCGTGGGTAAGGGCGGCCTGGGCCTCCTGGACCCTGTGGACGCTCTGGGAGCGAGCCACCAGGCAGTGCTGCACTGAAGGGTCCGACCCCATGCGGCCACCGTCGTAGCCCGCCAGGCCGATCGTCAACACGCCCCGCTTGCGGGCCTCGCCGAAGGCCCGCAGCAGGTTGTCGGAGTTGCCGCTGGTGGAGAAGCCCATGGCCATGTCGCCCTCACGGGCGTGGGCGATGACCTGGCGGGAGAACACGTTCTCGAAGCCGATGTCGTTGCCCAGAGCGGTCAGCACGGCGTGGTCCTCGACCAGCGACCGGGCGGCCAGGGGGATGCCGTAGGGCGGCTGGGTGTAGAGCTGGGCCACGCCGTCGGCGTCCGTC
This window harbors:
- a CDS encoding MerR family transcriptional regulator, which encodes MGEHESTYLQVAEVGRRTGLSRKALRLYESMGLVEPAERTEAGYRLYDAEALRRIELIARAKVLGLSLAETKEFLHVADGCCGENHADLADLVERKLSETSERIAELATLRQTLEDVLARLEQNKGVHRCEEALCTCQKPLTIGPPRR
- a CDS encoding SIS domain-containing protein, whose product is MSDATDFLYPFIEGDETDAPSLLADLAGSAREKWDESRALRERCLEESAAAVAEVAAAMAERFVAGGRLYSFGNGGSATDADGVAQLYTQPPYGIPLAARSLVEDHAVLTALGNDIGFENVFSRQVIAHAREGDMAMGFSTSGNSDNLLRAFGEARKRGVLTIGLAGYDGGRMGSDPSVQHCLVARSQSVHRVQEAQAALTHALWAAVQEAMEGAHRAAGTRPAA